Within the Silurus meridionalis isolate SWU-2019-XX chromosome 2, ASM1480568v1, whole genome shotgun sequence genome, the region TATGTGCCAGAACTTTTACTTAAACaattaatacaaatgtaaacaagCCCTATTTCTATAtgtacagtgccttgcgaaagtattcggcccccttgaactttgcgaacttttgccacatttcaggcttcaaacataaagatataaaactgtaattttttgtgacgaatcaacaagtgggacacaatcatgaagtggaacgaaatttattggatatttcaaacttttttaacaaataaaaaactgaaaaattgggcgtgcaaaattattcagcccccttaagttaatactttgtagcgccaccttttgctgcgattacagctgtaagtcgcttggggtatgtctctatcagttttgcacatcgagagactgaaatttttgcccatttctccttgcaaaacagctcgagctcagtaaggttggatggagagcatttgtgaacagcagttttcagttctttccacagattcttgattggattcaggtctggactttgacttggccattctaacacctggatatgtttatttgtgaaccattccattgtagattttgctttatgttttggatcattgtcttgttggaagacaaatctccgtcccagtctcaggtcttttgcagactccatcaggttttcttccagaatggtcctgtatttggctccatccatcttcccatcaattttaaccatcttccctgtccctgctgaagaaaagcaggcccaaaccatgatgctgccaccaccatgtttaacagtggggatggtgtgttcagggtgatgagctgtgttgcttttacgccaaacataacgttttgcattgttgccaaaaagttagattttggtttcatctgaccagagcaccttcttccacatgtttggtgtgtctcccaggtggcttgtggcaaactttaaacgacactttttatggatatctttaagaaatggctttcttcttgccactcttccataaaggccagatttgtgcagtatacgactgattgttgtcctatgtacagagtctcccacctcagctgtagatctctgcagttcatccagagtgatcatgggcctcttggctgcatctctgatcagtcttctccttgtatgagctgaaagtttagagggacggccaggtcttggtagatttgcagtggcctgatactccttccatttcaatattatcgcttgcacagtgctccttgggatgtttaaagcttgggaaatcttttgtatccaaatccgctttaaacttctccacaacagtatctcggacctgcctggtgtgttccttgttcttcatgatgctctctgcgctttaaacggacctctgggactatcacagtgcaggtgcatttattcgaagacttgattacacacaggtggattctatttatcatcattagtcatttaggtcaacattggattattcagagatcctcactgaacttctggagagagtttgctgcactgaaagtaaaggggctgaataattttgcacgaccaatttttcagttaaaaaagtttgaaatatccaataaatttcgttccacttcatgattgtgtcccacttgttgttgattcttcacaaaaaattacagtttcatatctttatgtttgaagcctgaaatgtggcaaaaggtcaaaaagttcaagggggccgaatactttcgcaaggcactgtatatctATAGAAATCATTACTTTACTCATTAGGAATGCTAGCGGTCTCATTTCCTCAACTTGcagcatttttctttctatcttacAAATCCAGGGCTTCTGTcggtttcacaaagtcaaattgAAGACATTTTAAGaccttattaaaataaagaattaaatttTAAACTGATTTTCACACCATCAAAAGACACACACGTAAATACGTTGTTAGCACCCGGCCTTTACCAAGCCCTAAATTGATCTTTAtcgctgaaaaataaaatctggttACAATCCAAGAGATTCGTGCCAATAACAAAAAGCTGATTGGCCGTTGGTCTTATTTGTTGTCGTAATATGTTATATTTGAAAGAGCAAAAGAACGGACACCACCGttacataaacaaacattcTAGAGTGCTGCGGGAGCATTTCGATAAACATTAGAGGTAGCATTACATGGACATCAGAAAATGAAGACCTTTTCAAAATGATTTAAGACCCCACAGAATCCCTCGTATCGCACCAATGAAGCGATATTTTGTTTTATctgcaaaaaaagaatagaGCGAGATTGTATTTTGTTGATAAATTCAAACAATcttccactttattttcttaagataaacaatacaaaatggGAAAAAGGAACTTAACTAAAttaactgaaaaaaacaacaaaaaaaaggcgtCAAAATCTCATTCACAATTTACCCCTATAAACTTAAAAGTCCTCTCCGAGTGAAGCGTTATCCTAAGCATCCTCGGGTTTGTCAGCAGGAGGTCCGCATGGCTGCAGCATCTTCTCCATCAGATTAAAGCGCACACGAGCCTTGCTCTCATTCTCCGCGACAGAAAAGTGATTGAGGAGGTCAAAGTGGCCCATGTAGGAGCAGTACGAGTCTCTGTGCTGGTTCACCAGCCACTCCCACTTAGTGGTGTCTGCATGTCCTGTGCCAATATACTTCGACTGCAGGTGCTCCAGCTGGCTGTGAATGTTGTAGCGGTCCGTCATCTTCGCTTACAGGTCACACGCCGAGTCACTGAGGAGAAGGGAGACCAAGAAAAGCTGGATGAAATCATTCGAATTTATTCCTGCAAATCCTTTCCATTTCTCACAGCTCAATTAAATACCTGCATATAAACTGCATATTAAACTGCATATTTTAAAGCTGGACGCTTTTAAAAAAGATgagattaaaagaaataaataaataaaaatcaaagaaCATTTaagctccacaaaatctaattgggagaaaaaaaaaggattactGTGAAGCAGCAAATCGTGCTAAAGACCTGacattgaatgaatgaatgatcacaaagcagcttttagTGGAATGACCCAAGCACAGACCAATTTGACCTTCTCCAGTTTCACACAGGcattttataaattacatttctatCCAAACAATAATGGTAGGGTAAAAGCCTTCATTTTCTATAAAttctaaatcatttttaatgcgTTTTACGACAAAGGTAATTAAAAAGCAGGCAACATGCCGATAAATCATTTTGTTACACTACCACCCACATCACAAgcttcttgttcttgttctagTAACACTAACAGTCACACTGGCAGTTTAGTCTGAAACCGATCACAAAATCTGTAACGTAAAAGTCGTCATGTGGGCCAGAAAACGCACCAGAGAACTAAACCTGAGACTACACCCAGAAGTTGCTCAGAGTTCAGCTGCGTTGAACAATTCCCAAGAATGTAACTCGTACTCGGGTAGGCTTTTGTCCAGAACATAAATAATATGCGCATCGGTTTTAGCCAGTGTAATATTCATACGTTATTATACCACACCAAAATGTTCAATATGCACATTGTGCTGTACTTGTGCAAGTTGAATGGTGATGTACCAGAGTGTGATAGAATCAAGTAATAGACCAACTCAGAAGCGCAACAATCGAATTCagattgttgatttttttttttttaagaatagcagaatagaatagcctttatttgtcacatatacattacagcacagtgaaatttgttcttcgcatatcccagcttgcttagaagctggggtcagagcgcagggtcggccatgatacggcgcccctggagcatagagggttaagggccttgctcaagggcccaagagtggaagcttggcgataccggggcttaaacccccaaccttccgatcggtaacccagcgccttaaccgctGCAGCTACCACTCCCCCGATTGGTCTGCATGAAGCTCACTTACACAGGGCAATTGTCAAGTtaaaaaaggtttgggtctcttaatTCAAGTAGAGGAAAATTAATTCTACAGCACAAAGACATGTTATACTACTATCTGCCTGCAACTCTGAAGAAACTGTAAGGGCCACAAACGTTTTGTTACACTGACCGTAAAACTAATACATAAAACCAACATGCTGTAGTGACGGGTCTTTCATGAACAACTCGTTCATTTTGAATGAGTCTTCAATTTGACTCAGATGAACGACTAGACTCAatgagtgattcgttcattttctgcTGGACGCACAtaagcaaagcatcgcaaaatctgcataggttatgtacaggaaacagaatcgaGTAGTTTATCTCTAAATTCTTATAATCTTAGTCATTCGCTCTTTTATCATGTGACTTCCATCTAAGCTATGCAGCgaattacacaggaaacagaattgagtattGATCTAATGAGTCCTCTGGTCAGAGTCGTTCGCTCTATTGTCACATGACTCCCGTATACGCTGTGcagttacatatacatatatatctgCACAGCGTTTACAAGAGTCACGTGACAAACGTcggcaaaaacttttgtccgAAAATGCCATTATCGGTTtggccaaaaaataaataaaaaaggccaAAAATACAAACCAAAAATATCTACGGTTTCTTGTAATTCTACTCATTTCTTAAGATGAAATGAAATCGGGACAATTCGTGAAACAAAATAGTTATGTGCCAAATTGAAAATCGCAATTGAGTGGGACTGCAAGAACAGGACAGTGATAAATGTTAATATGTTGAAAAGAACTCAATGGagaataatatatttaagtttgttccaaaatattttctttagcatttggtttgtttaattttttttccgaTTAGTTTTGAtactttcatacatttttttaaatgtgattattttattggtttgacatttttcagttcagATCAATAAAATTTCACAAAATGAAAAAGTCTAATATTGATTCAAACAATTATACAAAAAGTATTTAGAGGCAATTTAAAATAGGTCATTTTTAGTTTTCGGCTAAGCGCctcctgattttttttgtttcggcCCAGAATTTTCATTTTGGTGCCTCCCTAGTGTAGATGTAAAcaggatctgcttattgaaaatataacatttgattttatttctgatcaaaggaaaaaaaacccaaaataataaaaatagatttgttcatcttgttaaaaaaacaacaactaacaAACAAGTAACAAATGATCCGATCTTACTATCGCTAACATACTGCATGCTGTGttccttaaaaaataaataataaagtccaTGGAAGAGAACATCAAATATGTCTCATAGTatttgtagctctgtgtttaagATACTTATAGCAAAATGCAAAAACGTTTTGTTAAGAAACTAAACTAGAAGACAAAAATACGCAGTCACACTAGGCTTTTAGCACGCAACTTTTTCTTTTCGCATACCAGCAGCGGAAATTCAGCAAACGGATATGATGTTAAAATGTACAACACGGcaggtttatttgtttattttattattttaaattgtgtagAAAACCGAAAAATGTGTCAACGCTTATAATCAGATTTCCTTCATCTATTAATGGTATCGATCTTCCATCAGTCACTCAGCATTATGCGATACGAATTGAACTTTGGGGTCAGAAATATGTGAAACTTGGTCCTACTGAGCTTCCAGTGTCTACTGTATACATGCATTGAATGGGAGTCAATGGAGTGAAAAGTAAAGTAACTACGGATTAAAAGATTTCTTCTTTCCAGTGATGAGAAGCTTCAACAGAAATCCAACTGCACGTGTTTgcattggaatttttttttttttttttaatgaatgtctAATAACATCAGCTATTTGGTATTTTAAAACAGCTTCACCTCCTCCCACAGGCTCAGCAACACTTCACACAGACAAAGATCTTTCAGCCGAAACCCTTTTGCTTTTCCACAAGTCAGGTGCACATTTTTACTACATTACAGTTagaacatttggcagacacttaCACAActaaacagttgagggttaaactCACGAACTTCTGATCAtccaatatcacacacacacctgtgacgTAGGTACACTGTTAATGACTGTAGTTAATTTGTTAGTATGAACAATTTCTCCCTCTTCCCTTACTCACACAACATATTCAATAATGTTTTCACATGTGTAACTCCTACACAGAGCAGTTCCAGGGTCTAGTATGGTGTGCTGGAAGGGGGcatcagaaacagaaacactCAACTGAGCTTTAAGGTCGTTCTGAGGAAGAGCAAACTAACCCTGGGGGTTAATGGGCTGCACAGCTAGATAACTTCTTCAAACATGTTCTACCGAAAAATACACCAAATATAAATGATgttatctaaaaaataataaatataatgtaaagtaTAAACAACTGAACTAAACACACGCTGGCCGCTTGCACACAATACGCTAGGTAGTAGCTTAAGCTAAAGTTGCCCGTTTTGTTTCATCGCTTGCTAATTCCTTAGCTAGCTTCAAGCCGCTCATAACCTGCCCATTAATTTATACTTTAATACTGAGTTCTACACAAATACCATTTAAAAGTGTTCCTCTATTCGTATAATACCTTAATTCAGGCTTCTTTGATCCAATAAACAATTCTGTTCCGCGTCTGAAAGTGCCGAAGAGATCTGGCTGGGAAAACAGAGGCACGCAATGTAAAGCGGAAGTTGCCTCTTCAAACGGTGTCCGGGTGGAAAAGCAGAAACACAACAGAGTTCCGTTTACTTGCAGAGTGTAGAAGGAAATGAGGTTTACTTTGGCGTTTTTCTCATTTGCTTTGgggcgtttctcagatcagaaatgaaattctgaaaactacttgttcaacctccatatcatttattaatttgtgctcatcataagaacatttcttgttgctttgatcaaattgcaaatgctttAGTACATTCAAACATtgtatttcttgcaaaagcctgtacttttctcaaaatccttagttcatctctcaaaagtaagcatttgtgtcaatgaacatgtcaTTCTCATCAGAATTAAAAGtctctttgtcattgttcacaaacaaaatcatcaaaatgtttagtcatgttgtcagtatgatgctgcccagtttcaggatttcttgatataaacaatGGTTTGGATCACCGTGACTGAAATGCACAAAACTTGACTTCCTTCTGTAAGATGTCTATTAAtctcagcagcacaaattcatttatatgattgcatatttgatttatattgattgcaagagaccagacaggattcacacttttactgtactgtactagtgtttgtttgtttcttagttttCCATTTCATCCAATTTCAGAATTTCTAGTTCTTTGTTTTGCACTGTCTGTATACACTTTCCAATTAAGGCtccacaagattcacctttgacctgttttaaagAACTAGTTAaatattggttgatctgatgtcacTCTCCTgtattagtgacattcaagattcatctgcacaattcatcaattcaagtcccatttaatagaaattttagatgacatgatgacaactggtttaaccattttgcattcaatgacttatttaatgagctgatgctgagatgttttggggttaagactatttaggtgaaaatagtatattatattttgatcaacaattgataatgtagaaaacagcagacaattgtacacaatcgatgAAATGACTGTActaaagcattcacaatttgatcaaagcaacaagaaatgttctaaTGATGAGCataaatgactaaataatgtggaggttgaacaagtagtttcatttctgatctgagaaacgctccaaagcaactgaggaaaactgtaaaccagttgtcatcatctgtcatctaaaatttgtattaaaatttttttagtaaatgggacttgaattgatgaattgtgcagataaatcttgaatgtcactaatacGGGAGAgtgacatcagatcaaccaataatcaactagttctttaaaacaggtcaaagaTGAATCTTGTGGAGCTTCAATTGGAGAGTGTATACtgacagagaaaaacaaagaattatatattctgaaaatggatgaacaactaagaaataaaagaaaacttgtacagtacagtaaaagtgtgaatcctgtccagtctcttgcaatcaatatgaattaaatatgcaatcaaataaattaataaatttgtgctgctgaaattcatatataccatacagaagaaattcagcctcaTGCAATATTgatcattgtaatccaaaccatagtttatatcagaaaaatactgaaactgtgtgccatcatactgacaacattactaaacattttgactataTTTGTGaacaatggaaaaaaaggacttgttattctgctggaaatgagatgttcattgacccaaatatttacttttaagaGATGAACTAATGATTTTGAGAATAGTACAGGCTATTGCAGAAActccaatgttttgtgctgtttgtttaaattgctttttatatattggtttgcaaatattaaggatgactTGAGAAATGCTCCTAGAGGTAAAATAGTGTGGGAGTGGGAAAAGTGGGAGTGGGAAAATCCAGAAAACCCATTCATTCATTGAGAGAACATGTAGACAGAActccaaatatttattatatatttattattatacacaacccattttttaatatatatgtgaTAACTCATCATCAGTCTGTTATATGCAATAATTGATATCCTAATATAATGTGATAATTtaggtatttttatttattattttatttttttctgtgcagaATTTAGATGCTGTGGTTTTCCTGTAAAAACAGTATGTTGAAATGTGCTGAGAATTTTCAATTCTGTTTACAGCTGACATGATGTCTTGTATGACAATTTAAACTGCGATTTGGATTAAGTTCATGTGCATTTTGTAATGCATTTTCAATCAAGTTCCTTTTCAGTCAAGCATGCCTGGGAACAGAAAGCCCACTGCAGATTCTGTGAGGCATATTTCTGCTGCCTCATCATTGGAAAGGCTGTAAACAAGTCCAATGAAGCATGTGAGCTGTCTACAGACACCAGCAGTCTTTGAGATGAGCTTCAGCATGATGAGCCCACTGTGTTCATCCATTAGACGTAGCGGTTTCAGTTCATCGAGTTTGCTTTGGATCCGGGGGCGTGCTGCTTGAAAGCGAATCTGATTTCCACCCTGATGTGCTGCCTGTTTCATATCCATTCCAGCATTCATTGTTCTAGTGCTTCTAGAGAGAAAGCTTGTTTATTTGCACAGTACATAAGTTAAGTACCTCTCATAAAACgaattatttctttaattcGACATTAACAAAAATTACACGAATTAACATTAAAAACtttcacagagacacacagagagatgtTCTACAAAAGGTACTATTTTCAGGACATATTGTATTACTCAGCTTATTGTTGTCCCTATCTcattaatgtaatttaaaagaaaattaagttAATCCATTGCATATCAACAACAGAAGAGAATCATTTTCCTCAATGTCACCCCTGCAGTAGGCAGTAAACCCCAGCCGAGCGCAATCCACCATCCTCATAGTTTTATTTGGCGAACGGCtgctaaaatgaaaaaaatgaatgtaatggCTCACCTACACATCTTAAAAGAACTCTTTTCTTCccacaaatataaaacaaaaaagataaaaaggatGGTTATGTGATAAATGCTCTAGAGTAATCCACCTCTAAGATGGACTTGGACACTTCGCTTGCTGAAGTCACAAAGGATGAAATTGTCGTTTAGGGTCTCAAACCATTCAGGAATATAAAATAGGCTAAGAGTTCTGCAAATGTTCCCTTCCAGCCCTCAGTTTTCATACATTAAAGAGACATAAAATAAGCAGTAAAGGCTAATTAGCATCAGAAGCAGGATCCACTTTCTCTGCGGCTACACTGTGTGACTACAATACATTACTTATGGGACTAGTTTGTACTGAAACCGTAAAAAAGACCATGAAAGTAGGTAAGATTGCTATTTTCCTGTCAGTGATATTAAAAAGCTTGGTTACTGCGTCTGTTCTCTGCTCTTAATGATTTGAGTGCTAAGCATATAAACATGTGATCAGGGAATAACAATGGCAATTAATTGCATTGTATGAAGGCCTGGTTGTCTCAGGAattaaaaatgagcaaaaacatttattcacttGGGAAATATGGATAGATGTATTTTATTGATTCCCAAACAGGAAATCTGGTTTTATGTTTCACCTAATTAATGGAGGAAGCGTGACCAGTGCCTGCAATGAATATAAAACTTCAGTGCAACTCAGCAAGTCGGAATACTTTCTTGGACaagttttattaacatttagtGCAGGAGTAACAATGATGCTAATTTCAAGCTTTATATAGTAATAATTTAccaatttacaatttttattctGCTTTTATTGCATTTTGATTGTTATTGAATTTATAGAGT harbors:
- the sf3b5 gene encoding splicing factor 3B subunit 5 is translated as MTDRYNIHSQLEHLQSKYIGTGHADTTKWEWLVNQHRDSYCSYMGHFDLLNHFSVAENESKARVRFNLMEKMLQPCGPPADKPEDA